ACAGCCCCGCAGTCGTCGTCAACGCTTCCTATCCCGATGTCGTCAATGCGTCGCTTGCCGCAGAAGGGCTGGCGCCTGCGGTTGGCATCGGCAACATTGCAAATGCGGTCCCGGGTATTCGCCTCGCCGCAGCTTACATGCTCAGGCGGGATCCAGCAGCGATCGATATCCGCTTCTTTGCCCATCACTATCTGAGCTACCGAATGCCAAGCACCGGCGGAACGGATGGTGCTCCCTACCATCTGACAATTTATGCTGATGGCGCCGAGGTCCCCGCGGCCGAGATTGATCACACCATTCTGTTTTCTCATGTCGCCGGGCGGTTCCGGCGGGTCAAAGGGCTTGCCGGGCAGTCCGTCACCGCATCCTCTGCGACCGCGATGCTCCATGCGGTCGCCTCTCGCTCCGGCCAGATCGTTCATGGACCTGGGCCGCTCGGTCTTGTCGGCGGCTATCCGATCCGTGTGTCGCCGACGGGTTTTCTCGTCGATCTGCCGGCCGGTCTGACGCTTGACGAGGCAATCGACATCAACCGGCGATGCCAGCGCTACGACGGTATCGAGAGCGTCGATGATGACGGCACTATTCGCATGACGGAAGCGTCGTCGAAGATCATGAGGGAGGTGATCGGCTACGACTGCCGTCCGTATCGGCCGGAAGAATGCGAGGAACGAGCCGAAGAGCTTGCGTCCCGCTTGGCTGAATATGCTCGTAGATTGGGCATCAGCGATCTTGTCGTGGCCTAGGCCGCCGCGGTCCATGCGGTGTCGAAGGCGTGAAAATCACCCCGGTCCGGCCGTCCGAGGCAAATCGATGCGCGGCGGCTCCTGCAATCGAAGATGACGGAAAATGCAGTCTGTGTCGGTTCTCGCGAGGACGCGGTCTTGCATATCGCGTCCGGCGAACCGTTGGTGTCCGACAGAAGGCGGCGGATACCAGCGACGTCACTGATGCAATGGAGCTTGGCGGCTCGAAGACGCTCTCGGCTGGAGGGATAGACACGTGCCACTGTTTCTATGTCCTCCATGATCGCAACCGCCGGCGTGACAGGATGATTTGTATGAACGATTGGGTTTCCCGTGAGGGTGACAGGGCCGATTGATGGTGAAATCTCCACACCGTCCACCTGGCCCGAGGCGTCTGCGAGGAGGTAGCAGCGTCCGGACAGGTGGCTGACCCGTCTAAGTGTCGCCAGCGCACCGGCAGCGTGACGCTCCTTAAGGATCAGGCGTCTGACCACGAGGCTTGGTATTCCATGGGCGGCAGCATCAAGCATGAGATCGTTCGTCACGAACGCCAACCCGGCACGATTCATCCCAACCCAGCCGAGCGTGCCGGGGGACGTCACCATGATCAGGCCATCATGATCGTCAGTGCCATCGTGGACGAGAAGAACGAGCTCCTCTTCCGTGCCAGGATGCGCGTCCCAGTTTTGAGCCAAGACCGCGCCAGCT
This genomic stretch from Rhizobium favelukesii harbors:
- a CDS encoding C45 family autoproteolytic acyltransferase/hydolase yields the protein MHIRKSGPPMSSGKIPILHLRGDAYTRGRLHGVALSTSIQTSFGRLRRSAADRSWLCAERRAANSWRLLESVAPTLVAEIKGIADGSGLAPLDIYLLSAFEFFDGAIASGCTTVACATGAGAVLAQNWDAHPGTEEELVLLVHDGTDDHDGLIMVTSPGTLGWVGMNRAGLAFVTNDLMLDAAAHGIPSLVVRRLILKERHAAGALATLRRVSHLSGRCYLLADASGQVDGVEISPSIGPVTLTGNPIVHTNHPVTPAVAIMEDIETVARVYPSSRERLRAAKLHCISDVAGIRRLLSDTNGSPDAICKTASSREPTQTAFSVIFDCRSRRASICLGRPDRGDFHAFDTAWTAAA